In Acidicapsa acidisoli, a single genomic region encodes these proteins:
- a CDS encoding D-glycero-alpha-D-manno-heptose-1,7-bisphosphate 7-phosphatase yields the protein MKIEPKDPLQASTQNSTETTQSRPTLRTVFLDRDGVINRKMPEGQYVTSWQHFDLLPGVPEAIARLNQAGLRVLVVTNQRGVALGLYTAADVDAMHTKLQRVLSVSDAHVDGFYFCPHDKHQCNCRKPLPGLFEQAKKQFPEIEPATSLVIGDSLSDIEFGHNLGLQTIFLEGDESHRQHQKPGASKAADLADRRFPSLPDAVDYLLA from the coding sequence GTGAAGATCGAGCCAAAAGACCCTCTGCAAGCCAGCACTCAAAACAGCACAGAAACCACACAATCCCGCCCCACTCTGCGCACCGTCTTTCTCGATCGCGACGGCGTAATCAATCGGAAAATGCCCGAAGGCCAGTACGTCACAAGCTGGCAACATTTCGACCTTCTGCCCGGCGTGCCCGAGGCCATCGCCCGTCTCAATCAAGCCGGCCTCCGCGTGCTGGTCGTCACCAATCAGCGCGGCGTCGCCCTCGGCCTCTACACCGCGGCAGACGTAGACGCCATGCACACCAAACTCCAGCGTGTCTTATCTGTATCCGACGCACACGTGGACGGCTTCTACTTCTGCCCGCACGACAAGCACCAATGCAACTGCCGCAAACCACTGCCCGGTCTATTCGAACAGGCAAAGAAGCAATTTCCCGAGATCGAACCAGCCACCAGCCTCGTCATCGGCGATTCCCTCTCCGACATCGAATTCGGCCACAACCTCGGCCTCCAGACCATTTTCCTCGAAGGCGACGAATCCCACCGACAGCACCAGAAACCCGGCGCATCAAAAGCCGCCGACCTGGCCGACCGACGCTTCCCATCCCTGCCCGACGCAGTGGATTACCTGCTGGCCTAA
- the rfaD gene encoding ADP-glyceromanno-heptose 6-epimerase, with amino-acid sequence MYIVTGGAGFIGSNLVHELNAHGITDILIVDNFANARKFTNLHGARYVDYMDKREFRRAIGEGTLGVGKVEAILHQGACSNTLEDDGVYMLDNNFEYTKEVLRFAIERNAPLVFASTAAVYGLSGPGRFTLTLENERPLNIYGYSKLVFDHYFRNELTLGRVPITAVGLRYFNVYGPREQHKGRMASVIHHFTKQMKETGKVRLFAGTGGYADGEQRRDFVYVRDLARLNMFFAQIGPYAPKAGENAKVYRGLANAGSGKSRTFNDVAKSLMTVHGECPIEYIPFPADLEGRYQHFTEADLTALRAIGYDGPMTELEAGITETYATLAAIGE; translated from the coding sequence ATGTACATCGTTACCGGCGGAGCGGGATTTATCGGAAGCAATCTTGTGCACGAGTTGAACGCGCACGGCATCACCGACATCCTGATCGTGGATAACTTCGCCAATGCCAGGAAGTTTACCAACCTGCATGGAGCGCGCTACGTCGACTATATGGACAAGCGCGAGTTCCGGCGGGCCATTGGGGAAGGCACCCTTGGGGTTGGGAAGGTCGAGGCGATTCTGCATCAGGGAGCCTGCTCGAACACGCTGGAAGACGACGGCGTGTACATGCTGGATAACAACTTCGAGTACACGAAGGAAGTGCTGCGCTTTGCCATTGAGCGGAACGCGCCGCTGGTGTTTGCTTCGACGGCGGCGGTCTATGGGTTGAGCGGGCCGGGGCGGTTTACGCTGACGCTTGAGAATGAGCGTCCGCTGAATATTTACGGGTATTCGAAGCTGGTTTTCGATCATTATTTTCGCAATGAATTGACGCTGGGACGGGTTCCGATCACGGCTGTGGGGTTGCGCTACTTCAATGTGTATGGGCCGCGTGAGCAGCATAAGGGACGCATGGCTTCAGTGATTCATCACTTTACAAAGCAGATGAAGGAAACCGGCAAGGTGCGGCTGTTTGCCGGTACAGGCGGCTATGCTGACGGAGAGCAGCGGCGGGACTTTGTGTATGTCCGCGATCTGGCTCGGCTGAATATGTTCTTTGCGCAGATTGGGCCGTATGCTCCCAAGGCGGGGGAGAATGCAAAGGTGTATCGGGGACTGGCGAACGCGGGTTCGGGCAAGAGCCGGACGTTTAATGATGTGGCGAAGTCGCTGATGACGGTGCATGGCGAGTGCCCGATCGAGTACATTCCGTTTCCGGCGGATCTGGAAGGGCGGTATCAGCACTTTACGGAGGCTGATCTGACGGCGCTTCGGGCGATTGGATATGACGGCCCGATGACTGAGCTTGAGGCCGGGATTACGGAGACTTACGCGACGCTGGCGGCGATTGGCGAATAG
- a CDS encoding glycosyltransferase family 9 protein, with the protein MQPDTSVQRVLIYRLGSLGDTTVALPCFHLIERAYPNSRRILLTNFPVHAKAPASAAVLGESGLVHGYMRYTIGTRSPSELLRLAGEIRRFAPDVLVYLMPVRSAKAARRDRWFFRLAGGVKRIVGVPAEEELVRIQDQATGMFQAEAVRLGRTVRVLGDAAPERLENWSLRLTAAEKDAARFALGELADRPLIVCGPGTKMQAKDWGQENWRALLTKLAVGYPGFGLALIGAKEDAEISEYVARDWPGPKVNLCGRLSPRETAAVFEGANVFLGPDSGPMHLAACAGVPCVIAFSARGLPGVWYPAGLQHRVIYHKVNCFGCNLETCIVEGRKCLTSITVEEMAEAVAAVLDPKLVVLRD; encoded by the coding sequence TTGCAGCCAGACACTTCGGTTCAGCGAGTTCTTATTTACAGACTTGGCAGCCTTGGCGACACGACGGTCGCGCTGCCGTGCTTTCACCTGATTGAACGGGCGTATCCCAACTCCAGGCGAATTCTGCTGACGAATTTCCCTGTACATGCGAAGGCTCCCGCTTCGGCTGCTGTGCTGGGCGAGTCAGGGCTGGTGCATGGATATATGCGTTACACCATTGGCACTCGCAGCCCCTCGGAGCTGCTGCGGCTGGCTGGCGAGATTCGCCGTTTTGCACCGGATGTGCTGGTGTATCTGATGCCAGTGCGAAGCGCGAAGGCGGCGCGGCGGGATCGCTGGTTCTTCCGGCTGGCAGGCGGGGTGAAGCGCATTGTGGGCGTGCCTGCGGAGGAGGAGCTGGTTCGTATTCAGGACCAGGCGACGGGGATGTTCCAGGCTGAGGCTGTTCGGCTGGGGCGGACGGTGCGGGTTCTGGGCGACGCAGCACCGGAGAGACTTGAGAACTGGAGTCTGCGGCTTACTGCGGCGGAAAAAGATGCTGCGCGCTTTGCGTTGGGCGAGTTGGCGGACAGACCGCTTATCGTCTGCGGGCCGGGCACCAAGATGCAGGCCAAGGATTGGGGACAGGAGAACTGGCGTGCACTTTTGACGAAGCTTGCGGTGGGCTATCCCGGCTTCGGGTTGGCGCTGATTGGCGCGAAGGAAGATGCCGAGATTAGCGAGTATGTCGCGCGGGACTGGCCCGGGCCCAAAGTGAATCTATGTGGACGGCTGAGTCCGCGAGAGACTGCGGCTGTTTTCGAGGGAGCAAATGTTTTTCTTGGTCCGGACTCGGGGCCAATGCATCTGGCGGCTTGCGCTGGGGTGCCTTGCGTGATTGCATTTTCTGCGCGTGGGCTGCCGGGGGTTTGGTATCCGGCCGGTCTGCAACATCGAGTCATTTACCATAAGGTCAATTGCTTTGGATGCAATCTCGAGACCTGCATTGTCGAGGGCAGGAAGTGCCTGACTTCGATCACGGTGGAGGAGATGGCGGAAGCAGTCGCGGCCGTACTTGATCCCAAATTGGTGGTTTTACGAGACTAG
- a CDS encoding alpha-ketoacid dehydrogenase subunit alpha/beta: MARVALRTGEVVSGKASGSPKTAISGSANGTTTASEGDLAPLTASQLVEFYRLMYASRRIDDREIMLKRQQKIFFQISAAGHEALQVAAGLALRPGYDWFVPYYRDRALCLTLGVTAEEMLLQAVGAADDPASGGRQMPAHWSSPALHIVSTSSSTATQALHAVGVAEAGLYYSRFPDAAAKPAGQETGGADYRAFHDVRFESDEVVLTCIGEGATSQGEFWEALNTASNQKLPVIFCVEDNGYAISVPVEVNTPGGNISKLVANFPNFYFAEVDGTDPEASYHAFAAAVEHCRAGKGPAFVHGHCVRVYSHSFSDDDKKYRLHEERAADAMRDPLHKLQMRLLREGILSTSELNALEQQIDEHVAAAAVRAVAAPIPEISSIRRHIYSEDFDPTRSELATEPKKIKAGEPDSERTMADLINLCLRDEMRRDPRILVYGEDVADATRADALKEAKGKGGVFGLTAGLQTEFGSTRVFNSPLAEANIVGRAVGYAVRGLKPVVEIQFFDYIWPAVHQIRNELALMRWRSNGAFRAPVVIRVPIGGYLTGGSIYHSQSGESIFTHIPGLRVVFPSNALDANGLLRTAIRCDDPVLFLEHKRLYREPYGRAPYPGPEYMVPFGKAAIARSGTDVTIVTYGALVPRALQAAQKAEREHGVQTEVIDLRTLSPYDWEAIVASVRKTSRVIVAYEDMKSWGYGAEIAARIADELFEDLDAPVKRVAAMDSFVAYQPELEDAILPQPEDILRTILELRAF; the protein is encoded by the coding sequence ATGGCTCGTGTTGCTTTGAGGACAGGGGAAGTAGTTTCAGGGAAGGCCTCGGGTTCTCCGAAGACCGCAATTTCCGGCTCTGCAAACGGAACCACCACTGCATCGGAGGGCGATCTGGCGCCGCTGACTGCGAGCCAACTGGTCGAGTTTTACCGGCTGATGTACGCCTCGCGTCGGATCGACGACCGGGAGATCATGCTCAAGCGGCAGCAGAAGATTTTCTTTCAGATTTCCGCTGCTGGGCATGAGGCATTGCAGGTTGCGGCGGGGTTGGCGCTTCGCCCCGGCTACGACTGGTTTGTTCCGTATTATCGGGATCGGGCGTTGTGCCTGACGCTGGGCGTGACAGCCGAGGAGATGCTGCTGCAGGCTGTTGGAGCGGCGGACGATCCGGCCAGCGGCGGACGGCAGATGCCTGCTCACTGGAGCAGCCCGGCGCTGCACATCGTCAGTACTTCTTCTTCTACGGCTACGCAGGCGCTCCACGCGGTTGGCGTGGCGGAGGCCGGCCTTTACTACTCCCGCTTTCCGGACGCAGCGGCAAAACCGGCTGGTCAAGAGACCGGCGGGGCTGATTACCGGGCATTTCACGACGTCCGGTTCGAGTCCGACGAGGTGGTGCTGACGTGCATCGGCGAGGGAGCGACGTCGCAGGGCGAGTTCTGGGAGGCGCTGAATACGGCCTCGAATCAGAAGCTTCCGGTCATCTTCTGCGTGGAAGACAACGGCTACGCGATATCAGTTCCGGTCGAAGTGAACACGCCGGGCGGGAATATCTCGAAGCTGGTGGCGAATTTCCCGAATTTCTATTTTGCCGAGGTCGACGGGACCGATCCGGAGGCCAGTTATCACGCATTTGCGGCTGCCGTAGAACACTGTCGCGCGGGCAAGGGGCCAGCCTTTGTGCATGGACATTGCGTGCGGGTTTACTCGCATTCCTTCTCGGACGATGACAAGAAATACCGTCTCCATGAGGAGCGAGCAGCCGACGCGATGCGCGATCCGCTGCACAAGCTCCAGATGCGCCTCCTGCGGGAGGGCATTCTGAGCACCAGCGAACTGAATGCGCTGGAGCAGCAGATTGACGAACATGTGGCGGCTGCTGCGGTTCGTGCAGTCGCTGCGCCGATCCCTGAGATTTCGAGCATTCGCAGGCATATTTACTCGGAAGATTTTGACCCGACGCGCTCGGAACTGGCGACAGAGCCTAAAAAGATCAAGGCGGGCGAACCGGATTCCGAACGGACGATGGCCGACCTGATCAATCTTTGCCTGCGCGATGAGATGCGACGCGATCCACGCATTCTCGTGTATGGCGAAGACGTGGCCGACGCTACGCGCGCGGATGCTCTCAAAGAAGCCAAGGGCAAGGGTGGGGTTTTCGGACTGACCGCGGGGTTGCAGACGGAATTTGGCTCGACGCGCGTGTTCAATTCGCCATTGGCTGAGGCGAATATCGTCGGACGGGCGGTCGGGTATGCGGTTCGTGGGTTGAAGCCGGTGGTTGAGATTCAGTTCTTCGACTACATCTGGCCAGCGGTCCACCAGATCCGGAATGAGCTGGCGCTGATGCGCTGGCGGTCGAATGGAGCTTTCCGCGCGCCGGTAGTGATTCGTGTGCCGATTGGCGGCTATCTGACGGGCGGTTCGATCTATCACTCGCAGAGCGGTGAGTCGATTTTTACGCATATTCCGGGGCTGCGGGTGGTGTTTCCATCGAATGCTCTCGACGCCAACGGCTTGCTGCGCACGGCGATTCGCTGCGACGATCCGGTGCTATTTCTGGAGCATAAGCGGCTTTATCGCGAGCCTTACGGGCGCGCTCCTTATCCGGGGCCGGAGTACATGGTGCCGTTCGGCAAGGCGGCGATTGCGCGCTCAGGAACGGACGTGACGATTGTGACCTATGGTGCGCTGGTGCCGCGAGCGTTGCAGGCGGCGCAAAAAGCGGAGCGGGAACACGGCGTTCAGACGGAAGTGATCGATCTGCGCACGCTGAGTCCGTATGACTGGGAAGCGATTGTCGCGTCGGTCAGGAAGACCAGTCGGGTGATTGTGGCTTACGAGGACATGAAGAGCTGGGGTTATGGCGCGGAGATTGCCGCACGCATCGCTGACGAGCTTTTTGAAGATCTCGATGCGCCGGTGAAGCGCGTGGCGGCGATGGACAGCTTTGTGGCCTATCAGCCGGAGCTAGAAGACGCGATTCTGCCGCAGCCGGAGGATATTCTGCGAACGATTCTGGAGTTGCGGGCATTTTAA
- a CDS encoding sodium-translocating pyrophosphatase, translating into MVVSISALATLADPLASGVSGNDTVYLWIAIAAGVLALAAALLFARSVLASDQGTPEMQHIASAIREGAQAFMGRQYKTIAIMAVVLAGVLYAGYLAYPLTAPLASKVVISFLVGAACSGFSGYTGMFVSIRANLRTAAAARTSLSKALTLALHGGAVTGLIVVGLALLGISLLFLLFGGTGTHPEAVPYQLVGFGFGASLVALFAQLGGGIYTKAADVGADLVGKVEAGIPEDDPRNPAVIADLVGDNVGDCAGRGADLFESSAAESVGAMILGAALYPVFGIKGILFPLIVHAINIVSSIIGVSSVRSKETDDPMHSLNRGFYITSFLALVGFAAGVHFLLQDRWWLLGAGVVGIITSFLFVSITEYYTETRYRPVQSIAEACKTGPATNIITGLAVGMETPALPVVVISGALLLSYYFGVRGLEDATGIADYAKGIYGTAIATMGMLSSAAYILAMDTFGPITDNAGGIAEMSNQPHEVRDRTDRLDAAGNTTKALTKGYAIGSASLAAFLLFSAYLETIHNIVKHRVEAAGFTLPLDWTFSNVNLASIPVFVGALLGAMLTYLFSSMAISAVGRAAEKVIEDVRAQFKENPGIMNGTSRPDYARCVNIVTGAALKEMVLPGALAVLMPVVIGVLFRHLSTRFHLKSSTDLPIAFGNIVNLSGAEAVAAFLMVGTISGILLAMLMNNGGGAWDNAKKLIETGHFGGKGSDAHKAAVVGDTVGDPFKDTAGPSLHVLIKLLATVTLVLAPLFV; encoded by the coding sequence ATGGTCGTTTCAATTTCTGCACTTGCCACGCTGGCCGATCCACTCGCCAGCGGTGTTTCAGGCAATGACACGGTGTATCTTTGGATCGCCATCGCAGCCGGAGTCCTGGCCCTCGCCGCGGCCCTTCTTTTCGCCCGTTCCGTCCTGGCTTCCGATCAGGGCACTCCCGAGATGCAGCACATCGCATCCGCCATCCGAGAAGGCGCACAGGCCTTCATGGGCCGCCAGTACAAGACCATCGCCATCATGGCTGTCGTGCTCGCCGGGGTTCTCTACGCCGGATATCTGGCCTACCCGCTGACTGCTCCACTTGCCTCGAAGGTAGTTATCAGCTTCCTCGTCGGCGCGGCGTGCTCCGGCTTCTCCGGTTATACCGGCATGTTCGTTTCGATCCGTGCCAACCTGCGCACCGCCGCCGCAGCCCGCACCAGCCTATCCAAAGCGCTCACGCTCGCCCTCCACGGCGGAGCCGTCACCGGCCTCATCGTCGTCGGCCTGGCGCTGCTCGGCATCAGCCTGCTCTTTCTGCTCTTCGGGGGCACCGGCACTCACCCCGAGGCAGTTCCCTACCAACTGGTGGGCTTCGGCTTTGGAGCCTCGCTCGTCGCGCTTTTCGCCCAGCTCGGCGGCGGCATCTACACCAAGGCAGCCGACGTCGGCGCTGATCTGGTCGGCAAAGTCGAGGCAGGCATCCCCGAAGACGACCCCCGCAACCCCGCCGTCATCGCCGATCTCGTCGGCGACAATGTCGGCGACTGCGCCGGCCGCGGAGCTGACCTCTTCGAGTCGAGCGCCGCTGAGAGCGTCGGCGCCATGATCCTCGGAGCCGCCCTCTATCCCGTCTTCGGCATCAAGGGAATCCTCTTCCCGCTCATCGTTCACGCCATCAACATCGTCTCCTCCATCATTGGCGTCTCCTCGGTACGCAGCAAGGAAACCGACGACCCCATGCACTCGCTCAATCGCGGCTTCTACATCACCAGCTTTCTCGCCCTGGTCGGATTCGCCGCAGGAGTCCATTTCCTCCTTCAGGACCGCTGGTGGCTCCTCGGCGCAGGCGTCGTCGGAATCATCACCTCATTCCTCTTCGTCTCCATCACCGAGTACTACACCGAAACCCGTTATCGCCCTGTGCAATCGATAGCAGAAGCCTGCAAGACCGGCCCAGCGACTAACATCATCACCGGCCTCGCCGTCGGCATGGAGACGCCTGCTCTTCCCGTCGTCGTCATCAGTGGCGCATTGCTGCTCAGCTACTACTTCGGCGTTCGCGGCCTCGAAGACGCCACCGGCATTGCCGACTACGCCAAAGGCATTTATGGAACGGCAATCGCCACCATGGGCATGCTCTCCAGCGCCGCCTACATCCTCGCCATGGACACCTTCGGCCCCATCACCGACAACGCCGGCGGCATCGCCGAAATGAGCAATCAACCCCACGAAGTCCGCGACCGCACTGACCGGCTCGACGCCGCCGGCAACACCACCAAGGCGCTGACCAAGGGTTATGCCATCGGCTCCGCATCCCTGGCTGCGTTCCTGCTCTTCTCGGCTTATCTCGAAACCATCCACAACATCGTCAAACACCGCGTCGAAGCCGCTGGATTCACCCTTCCGCTCGATTGGACTTTCTCCAACGTCAACCTCGCCAGCATCCCGGTCTTCGTCGGAGCACTCCTCGGCGCAATGCTGACCTACCTGTTCTCCTCCATGGCCATCAGCGCCGTGGGCCGCGCCGCGGAAAAAGTCATCGAAGACGTTCGCGCCCAGTTCAAGGAAAACCCCGGCATCATGAACGGCACCAGCCGCCCCGACTACGCCCGCTGCGTCAACATCGTCACCGGCGCCGCGCTCAAGGAGATGGTCCTGCCCGGAGCCCTCGCCGTCCTCATGCCCGTGGTCATCGGCGTCCTTTTCCGGCACCTTAGCACACGCTTCCACCTGAAGAGCAGCACCGACCTGCCCATCGCCTTCGGCAATATCGTCAATCTCTCGGGAGCGGAAGCGGTCGCAGCCTTCCTGATGGTCGGAACCATCAGCGGCATCCTGCTGGCAATGCTCATGAACAACGGCGGCGGAGCCTGGGATAACGCCAAAAAACTCATCGAAACCGGCCATTTTGGAGGCAAAGGCTCCGACGCTCACAAGGCCGCGGTTGTTGGCGACACCGTAGGCGATCCATTCAAAGACACCGCCGGACCGAGCCTGCATGTGCTGATCAAGCTGCTGGCCACGGTTACGCTTGTCCTCGCGCCGCTCTTCGTCTAG
- a CDS encoding mechanosensitive ion channel family protein → MFPFALLIRWGIFAEGRFLGKILDEWIDDAQEFIHAKLPHLIVVIVIAIVLTRVIAITTRRMVLMADGRKPSPGRQSQVKTFASILRTTLNGTLWALTALQVLTVLGVNLGPLLASAGIAGVAIGLAAQTIVKDVLNGMLIILEDQFNVGDTVRLTGMTGVVESMSLRRTELRDGDGTLYIVPNSQITTVANLSRDFSVATVNVSVDFSASPDQVVPLLTAIALEIRNDAAFAPVFLADPQVLGVDSIAGSQVIYPVIFRTLATKQYGPIREFRRRVRIALEEKGMLPGDPNRIFREFAGKADGQNRLPSPEDEPIRGNEPREKPAIDPTSLPPAETHNPMIAQS, encoded by the coding sequence ATGTTTCCTTTCGCACTTTTGATCAGATGGGGAATCTTCGCTGAAGGCCGCTTCCTTGGCAAAATTCTCGACGAGTGGATTGACGACGCGCAGGAGTTCATCCACGCCAAGCTGCCGCATCTGATTGTCGTCATCGTCATAGCCATCGTCCTCACCAGGGTCATCGCCATTACCACCCGCCGCATGGTCCTCATGGCCGATGGCAGGAAACCAAGTCCCGGACGTCAATCGCAGGTTAAGACCTTCGCCAGCATCCTCCGCACCACGCTCAACGGCACCCTCTGGGCACTGACCGCGCTTCAGGTGCTGACCGTCCTGGGCGTGAATCTGGGACCGCTGCTTGCTTCCGCCGGCATCGCCGGCGTGGCCATCGGCCTCGCCGCCCAGACCATCGTCAAAGACGTCCTGAATGGCATGTTGATCATTCTCGAAGACCAGTTCAACGTCGGCGACACCGTCCGCCTCACCGGCATGACCGGCGTCGTAGAATCCATGAGCCTGCGCCGCACTGAGCTGCGCGACGGAGACGGCACCCTCTACATCGTCCCCAACTCACAGATCACCACCGTAGCAAACCTCAGCCGCGACTTCTCCGTGGCCACCGTCAACGTTTCCGTCGACTTCTCCGCCTCGCCTGACCAAGTCGTCCCGCTGCTCACCGCGATTGCCCTGGAGATCCGCAACGACGCAGCCTTCGCGCCCGTCTTCCTGGCCGATCCCCAGGTTCTGGGCGTGGATTCCATCGCCGGCTCCCAGGTCATCTATCCCGTTATTTTCAGGACCCTGGCCACCAAGCAGTATGGTCCAATTCGCGAGTTCCGCCGCCGCGTCCGCATTGCTCTTGAAGAAAAGGGCATGTTGCCCGGCGACCCGAATCGCATCTTCCGCGAGTTCGCCGGTAAAGCGGATGGTCAGAATAGGCTCCCGAGCCCGGAAGACGAGCCAATCCGTGGGAACGAGCCCAGGGAGAAGCCTGCGATCGATCCAACGTCGCTTCCTCCCGCCGAGACCCACAACCCCATGATTGCGCAATCCTGA
- a CDS encoding thioredoxin domain-containing protein, producing MTSHESAPVSGHATTHASVANLLDQSASSYLRSARYQPVHWHPWGEEAFARAQAEDKPILLDIGAVWCHWCHVMDRESYENEELAAILNEHFVAIKVDRDERPDVDARYQSAVSAISGQGGWPLTAFLTSVGKPFFGGTYFPADNRYGRPGFKRVLLTMAQVWRERREEALESAASVMAAVEQNESFSGRGGQLNLALVEKISTSILKQFDARNGGFGSQPKFPHPGAIDLLIEVATRTGSQEAQDAAVLTLTKMSQGGVYDQLAGGFHRYSVDERWVVPHFEKMLYDNTELLRNYVHAYQSFVKPEFAHVAGEMIRWLDATMTDRDRGGFYASQDADIDLDDDGDYFTWTKAEAQAVLTPDEWAVAGRYWDIGDLGDMHHNPQKNVLHIRFSVRDVAKEAGILLEEAVTLLSSARGRLLEVRNARPTPFIDRTLYTSWNAMAVTAYLEAARVLRLDAARDFALKTLDRMLVQAWDGGSELAHVIAYPDDQSPASRVAGNLDDFAFTVHACVDAWLSTGKIAYYRSAMTLATAMIDRFFDRAAGAFVDTPLDAPEDGKLGALTARRKPLQDAPTPAGNPTAAAALLRLEALSGRQDFRDIAEDTLGSFAGIVEHFGLYAGTYALALDRLLLEPIQVVVVGRGAEASRLEALATARFAVNKTVIRLQSRQITAETLPEALAETLTQVPQPEGAAAWALICRGRTCMAPITSSELLLDALEAAV from the coding sequence ATGACTAGTCACGAGTCTGCTCCGGTGTCAGGTCACGCGACAACTCACGCATCTGTAGCGAATCTGCTCGATCAGTCCGCTTCTTCTTATTTGCGGTCGGCACGGTATCAGCCGGTGCATTGGCATCCGTGGGGAGAAGAAGCGTTTGCTCGCGCGCAGGCGGAAGACAAGCCGATTCTGCTGGATATTGGCGCGGTCTGGTGCCACTGGTGTCACGTGATGGATCGCGAATCGTATGAAAATGAAGAGCTTGCGGCGATTCTGAACGAGCATTTTGTGGCGATCAAGGTCGATCGCGATGAGCGTCCGGATGTGGATGCCCGCTACCAGTCGGCGGTTTCGGCGATCAGCGGCCAGGGGGGATGGCCGCTGACGGCGTTTTTGACGTCGGTGGGAAAGCCATTCTTTGGCGGCACGTATTTTCCAGCGGACAACCGGTATGGCAGGCCAGGATTCAAGCGGGTGCTGTTGACGATGGCGCAGGTGTGGCGCGAACGGCGCGAGGAGGCGCTGGAGTCGGCGGCAAGCGTGATGGCCGCCGTCGAGCAGAATGAGAGCTTTTCAGGGCGCGGCGGGCAGTTAAATCTGGCGCTTGTGGAGAAAATCTCAACATCGATTTTGAAGCAGTTTGACGCGCGCAATGGAGGATTTGGCTCGCAACCCAAGTTTCCGCATCCGGGCGCTATCGATCTGCTGATCGAGGTGGCGACGAGGACGGGCAGTCAGGAGGCTCAGGACGCAGCGGTTCTCACGCTGACGAAGATGAGCCAAGGTGGGGTTTACGACCAACTGGCGGGCGGATTCCACCGCTATTCGGTGGATGAGCGCTGGGTGGTGCCGCATTTCGAGAAGATGCTTTACGACAATACGGAACTGCTGCGGAATTATGTTCATGCCTACCAGAGCTTTGTGAAACCGGAGTTTGCGCATGTGGCCGGGGAGATGATTCGCTGGCTGGACGCGACGATGACGGATCGGGATCGGGGCGGTTTTTATGCTTCGCAGGATGCGGATATCGATCTCGATGACGACGGCGATTACTTTACCTGGACCAAGGCCGAGGCGCAGGCGGTTCTGACGCCGGATGAGTGGGCAGTCGCGGGGCGGTACTGGGATATCGGCGATCTCGGGGATATGCATCACAATCCTCAGAAGAATGTGCTGCATATTCGCTTCAGCGTGAGAGACGTGGCCAAGGAGGCGGGGATTCTGCTGGAAGAGGCGGTGACGCTGCTTTCGTCGGCGCGAGGGAGGCTGCTGGAGGTGCGGAATGCCCGGCCGACTCCGTTTATTGACCGGACGCTCTATACGAGTTGGAATGCGATGGCGGTGACGGCGTATCTGGAGGCGGCGCGAGTGCTGCGGCTGGATGCTGCCCGGGACTTTGCCCTCAAGACGCTGGACCGGATGCTGGTGCAGGCTTGGGATGGCGGCTCGGAGCTGGCGCATGTGATTGCGTATCCGGACGATCAGTCGCCGGCCTCCCGGGTCGCAGGGAATCTGGACGACTTTGCGTTTACGGTGCACGCGTGCGTGGATGCCTGGCTTTCGACCGGGAAGATTGCGTATTACCGGTCGGCGATGACGCTGGCTACAGCGATGATCGACCGCTTTTTTGACCGCGCGGCCGGGGCGTTTGTGGATACTCCGCTGGACGCGCCAGAGGATGGGAAACTGGGCGCGCTGACAGCGCGGCGCAAGCCGCTGCAGGATGCCCCCACCCCGGCGGGTAATCCGACGGCTGCCGCCGCATTGTTACGGCTGGAAGCGTTGTCGGGCAGGCAGGATTTCCGCGACATTGCAGAGGATACGCTAGGGTCGTTTGCGGGGATCGTCGAGCATTTCGGGTTGTACGCGGGCACCTATGCGCTGGCTCTGGACCGGCTGTTGCTGGAGCCGATCCAGGTCGTGGTGGTCGGTCGCGGCGCTGAGGCGAGCAGGCTGGAGGCGCTGGCGACGGCGCGATTTGCGGTGAACAAGACGGTGATCCGGTTGCAGTCGCGACAGATTACTGCGGAGACACTGCCGGAGGCGCTCGCCGAGACTCTGACGCAGGTGCCGCAGCCGGAGGGTGCGGCAGCCTGGGCGCTGATCTGCCGCGGGCGGACGTGCATGGCGCCGATCACCAGTTCGGAACTGCTGCTGGATGCGCTTGAAGCTGCGGTCTGA